The DNA window CGCCGCCACCGGCTGGGGATTCGACGAGGCGGAGTTCTTCCGCGCCGGCAAGCGCATCCAGGTGCTACGTCACGTTTTCAACGCCCGCGAGGGATTGCCAGCCCAGTTCCCTCTTCCAGCCCGCGAGCGGGGCGAACCACCGCAGGAGATAGGGCCGGTGGCAGGCATAACACTGGATATGGAGGCAATGGCCAGGGGTTATTTTGAGGCCATGGGCATCGACCTGGCGACGGGATGGCCGCTGCCGGAGACGGCGAGGGAACTGGGACTGGAAGCAGCGCCTAGTGGATGTGAACAGGAGGCCTCCACCAAAAGGAAATGATGAAGGAGAACGAAGATCTGTGCCATCTTGGTGCTCTAAGGTTTTCTGGACCAACCTCAGTTGCTGATTAAGGAGGGAATGAACATGGTGTTCTCTTTGGCCCGACTGATCGAAGAGAGGCAAGGCGATCAATACCTCTTGCACGAGCGCTACATCAACCCGTACATGGCGCGTGTACAGCAGATTATCGGCTTTGACAAGATCTACACGCGCGGCGAGGGTGCATACCTATGGGACAAGGATGGCATCCGCTACCTCGACTTATTAGCCGGGTACAGCGTCTTCAACCTGGGACGCGGGCATCCGGTCATCAAACAGGCGATGATGGAATTCTTGTCCCTGGACCGGCCAACTCTCGTCAAGATGGACTGCCCGCTTCTGGCCGGACTTTTGGCAGAGGAACTTGTCAAACGCATGCCCCCTGGCCTGGACGCCGTCTTTTTCGCCAACTCCGGTGCCGACGCGGTGGATACTGCCATCAAGTTCGCCCGTTATGCGACGAAGAGGCCGCGTGTCGTTTACCTCAACCACGCCTTCCACGGGCTAACGCTCGGGACGCTTGCCATCAACGGTGGGGATGCCTTCAGGAAAGGTTTCGAACCCCTACTCCCAGGCACGGTCATGGTGGAGATGAACGACCTAGAGACACTGGAACGAGAACTGCGTCAAGGCGATGTAGCCGCCTTCATCGTAGAGCCGATCCAGGGCAAAGGCGTGTATATACCGGCGGATGATTACCTACCCGAAGCGCAGCGCTTGTGCCGACAATATGGGACGCAGTTCATTTGCGATGAGGTACAGATGGGACTGGGACGCGCCGGGAAGTTCCTCTGCTGCGAGCACTGGAACTTAGAGCCCGACATGGTTACTCTCGCCAAATCACTGGGCGGCGGGTACGTGCCAGTCAGCGCGGTCATCATGCGGCGAGAGATCCACGATAAAGTTTTCGGATCCCTCAAGCGCGCTCAGGTGCATTCCACCACTTTCGGCCAGAATGATATGGCCATGGCCGCTGGGTTGGCGACCCTGCAGGTGATGGATGAGGAAAAAATCGTGGAGCGTTCGGCCACTGTGGGGGCAAAACTGCTCGCCAGGCTGTCTGCGTTGAAAGAAAAGTATGAGATGATCGCTGACGTGCGCGGCAAAGGCCTCGTCATTGGCATCGAGTTCCGCCCGCCCAGTTCGCTTGCTCTTAAAGCAGCCTGGACAGCCCTCGAGGCCGCGGAAAAAGGTCTCTTCACTCAGCTGGTGGTAATGTCCCTTATGCGCGACCACCGCATCCTGACCCAGGTCGGTGGGCCGGGGGTCAACATTGTTAAACTCCTACCTCCGCTCATCATCGGCGATGAGGAAGTAGAGATGATCGTCAGGGCCTTCGATGCGGTTATGGACGATGCAAGAAACTTGAGGGGCCGCGTTTGGGCGACAAGCGCAGAACTCATCAAGCAAGCGATGGCAGCGTGAATATGCTGTTGGATGACGTCCGCCACCTGGCCAGTGAGATCGGTCCACGCGGCACCGGCAGCAATGGGGAAGCGGCAGCCGCAGACTACGTAGCCGGCCGCCTATCTGCTCTGGGGTTGCCAATCGAGCAGCAGACCTTCCGCGCCGTCGCCAGCCAAAATGCCTTTCCACTGGCGATAGATTTGCTGGCTCTGCTGGCGGTGGTTATCTACCCCTTGGGTGGGGCCTTCACCCGCTGGCTTGCTACAGCACTGGCGTTGACCGCAGCGCCCCTATTGTGGTGGACGATTCGCTCCTCCGATAGTCCTCTGCGGCCCCTCTTACCCCAGGTGACCAGCCGCAACGTCTTGGCGCGAATCGAACCACAGGGCGACCTACATTTGCGCTGCGTCCTTCTGGCCCACCTGGACACCAACCGGTGCCGGCTGGCCTGGCAATCCTCTGGGGTGCGCTATACAGAGCCGCTAACTTGGCTAACGTTGGTGATGCTGGCTTTACCTGGTGTGCTCTATTTGGTCGGCGCGTTGCTTGGTGGCCCAGCCTGGCCCTGGTGGCTCTCGCTCGTCCCGGCTGGTTACATACTCGGAACAGTTGTTACCCTGTGGCGGGACGATCTCACTCCGTTCACCTGCGGGGCCAACGACAACGCCGCCAGCGTGGCCGTGGTTCTGGAGACCGCTGCTCGCCTGAGGGCTCAGCCCCTCAGCCATACAGAGGTGTGGCTGGCCTTCACTGGAGCCGAGGAGACCGACCATGCCGGATTGCGAGCGCTGTTGCGCCAATACGGCACATATCTACGCCGAGCCGCCTTCATTGACCTGGAAGGCGTAGGAGGTGGCGACTTGGTCTACCTGACCAGGCAGGGCCTGGTCGCTCACTATCAGCCGGATGCGGACTTGCGAGCCTTGGCCGAGAGCGTTGCTGCCGCACATCCAGCGCTAGGTGTGTGGGCAGCGCAGATGACAATGTCTGATGAGGTGAGCACGTTGCGACGGGCCGGCTACCGGGCTATTTGCATTGCCGGGCGCGACCCGGCTACGGGGACGTTGCCGCACTGGCACCGGGCTGACGACACAGCAGACACAGTCTCCGCAGCAGCCTTGGAGCGGGCAGTGAGTTTCGTACTGGCGCTGCTGAAAGAATTGGATCATAGGCCACGAATGGGAGTAGAGGAGGAAGTATGCGTGCATTCGTAACCGGCGGGACGGGATTCATTGGTGGGGCCGTTGTGCGACGGCTACTGCAGGCCGGACACGAGGTGCGGGCACTGGTCCGACCCGGTGCCGATACCCGCCAACTCGATGGCCTACCTGTGGAGCGGGTTGAGGGTGATGTAAGAGACAAAGAGTGTCTGCGCCGGGGCGTCGCTGGTTGTGACTGGGTCTTTCACTTGGCAGCGCTCTACAGTTATTGGGGCTATCGCTGGGAAGATTTTTATCAGATCAATGTGGAAGGCACGCGGCATGTGCTGGAGGCCGCTCAGGAGGCAGGGGTGAGTCGCATCGTGCACACCAGTTCCATCGCCGCCCTGGGCGTCAATCCGAATCACACCCCCGCCAGCGAGGACACACCCAGCACACTGGAAGATAAAATCGGTCCATACCAGCGTTCTAAGTTCTTAGGCCAGCAGGTAGCCCTCGAGTTCGCCCGCCAGGGGCTACCCGTGGTCATCGTCAACCCAAGCACACCCGTCGGCGTAGGTGACTACAAACCCACCCCGACTGGTCAAATCATCGTGGACTTCCTCAACGGACGGATGTTCGGCTATGTCGACACTGGCCTGAATATTGTGGACGTGGAAGATGTGGCTATCGGTCACCTTTTAGCCGCTGAGCGGGGGCGAGTGGGAGAGCGGTACATCCTAGGCGGAGAGAACCTGACCCTTAAGCAGGTCCTCGACATCCTGGCCGAGGTATCCGGGCGGCCGCCAGTGCGTCTGCGCATTCCCCGCTGGGTGGCATTGGGGTGGGCTTACGTGGACGTGGCCCTAGCCCGGCTGAACCCACGCCGAGTACCCACCGCCACACCGGAAAAGGTGCGTCTCTCACGTCGGTACGAGTGGTTTGACCCGAGCAAGGCAGTGCAGGAACTGGGCCTGCCCCAGACTCCAGCCCGCGAGGCGTTGCGTAAGGCAGTGGAGTGGTACCGAAGCCACGGATACGCACCATAAAGACGCGGATCAGGCTCGCGGAGGCATCCGCCATTACAACTTCCTGGCATAGAACAGGGCGATGTCGCCGCTGGGGTAATAATCGTCGTTGAACCCGCAGAAAGTGAAGCCGTGTTTCTGGTAGAACTGGATGGCTGGGTCGTTTTTGGTCTGCGCCTCGGCAGTTACCATCCGCAGCCGCTGGCCTGAGGCCCACTCTAGCGCCCGATTGAGCAGCGTGGAACCAATCCCCCGCCGCCGCCAGGCTTTATCCACCACCAAGTGATGGATCCACGCTGTTTGGTTCCATCCAATAGTCATCAGAGTGATGAAGCCGCGCACCGCCTGGCGGTCTGTGGCCACCAGGAAGCACTCCCGGCGGCGGAAGTCTCCCATAAGGTCGCTGGAATCCCGAGGGTAGGCCACATCCATCGGCCAGGGTAGCCGGACGCGGACGAACGTGATCTCCAACTGTCCCTCCACCTCGCCCAGGCGCATTTGCCAGACGTGCTCGGTCTCGTAAGAAGCATCGAGAGAGGCACAGCCTTCCAGATCCTTCAACACAGCGTTGCGGATGAACAGTTCGGAATGCATAGCGCCTATACCCCCTCCCACCAGACGCGCTGACTCAGCACGACTCTCAGATCGTCTCCCTGACGAACTCGGTACGCGGGGAGTCCATTCTGCGCAAGGACGGTGAGAAGCGGCTCTGTGCCCACTGGTCCACCGAAACTCTCAGGATCAATCACGACGGCCACCCCGCGGATATCTCTCCGGCTGAGATCTCGCAAGACTTCGACCCACTCCACTTCAGCAGAGGGTGTAATGGCCACGACGG is part of the Chloroflexota bacterium genome and encodes:
- a CDS encoding aspartate aminotransferase family protein; protein product: MVFSLARLIEERQGDQYLLHERYINPYMARVQQIIGFDKIYTRGEGAYLWDKDGIRYLDLLAGYSVFNLGRGHPVIKQAMMEFLSLDRPTLVKMDCPLLAGLLAEELVKRMPPGLDAVFFANSGADAVDTAIKFARYATKRPRVVYLNHAFHGLTLGTLAINGGDAFRKGFEPLLPGTVMVEMNDLETLERELRQGDVAAFIVEPIQGKGVYIPADDYLPEAQRLCRQYGTQFICDEVQMGLGRAGKFLCCEHWNLEPDMVTLAKSLGGGYVPVSAVIMRREIHDKVFGSLKRAQVHSTTFGQNDMAMAAGLATLQVMDEEKIVERSATVGAKLLARLSALKEKYEMIADVRGKGLVIGIEFRPPSSLALKAAWTALEAAEKGLFTQLVVMSLMRDHRILTQVGGPGVNIVKLLPPLIIGDEEVEMIVRAFDAVMDDARNLRGRVWATSAELIKQAMAA
- a CDS encoding M20/M25/M40 family metallo-hydrolase, producing MGDKRRTHQASDGSVNMLLDDVRHLASEIGPRGTGSNGEAAAADYVAGRLSALGLPIEQQTFRAVASQNAFPLAIDLLALLAVVIYPLGGAFTRWLATALALTAAPLLWWTIRSSDSPLRPLLPQVTSRNVLARIEPQGDLHLRCVLLAHLDTNRCRLAWQSSGVRYTEPLTWLTLVMLALPGVLYLVGALLGGPAWPWWLSLVPAGYILGTVVTLWRDDLTPFTCGANDNAASVAVVLETAARLRAQPLSHTEVWLAFTGAEETDHAGLRALLRQYGTYLRRAAFIDLEGVGGGDLVYLTRQGLVAHYQPDADLRALAESVAAAHPALGVWAAQMTMSDEVSTLRRAGYRAICIAGRDPATGTLPHWHRADDTADTVSAAALERAVSFVLALLKELDHRPRMGVEEEVCVHS
- a CDS encoding NAD-dependent epimerase/dehydratase family protein, which translates into the protein MRAFVTGGTGFIGGAVVRRLLQAGHEVRALVRPGADTRQLDGLPVERVEGDVRDKECLRRGVAGCDWVFHLAALYSYWGYRWEDFYQINVEGTRHVLEAAQEAGVSRIVHTSSIAALGVNPNHTPASEDTPSTLEDKIGPYQRSKFLGQQVALEFARQGLPVVIVNPSTPVGVGDYKPTPTGQIIVDFLNGRMFGYVDTGLNIVDVEDVAIGHLLAAERGRVGERYILGGENLTLKQVLDILAEVSGRPPVRLRIPRWVALGWAYVDVALARLNPRRVPTATPEKVRLSRRYEWFDPSKAVQELGLPQTPAREALRKAVEWYRSHGYAP
- a CDS encoding GNAT family N-acetyltransferase; this encodes MHSELFIRNAVLKDLEGCASLDASYETEHVWQMRLGEVEGQLEITFVRVRLPWPMDVAYPRDSSDLMGDFRRRECFLVATDRQAVRGFITLMTIGWNQTAWIHHLVVDKAWRRRGIGSTLLNRALEWASGQRLRMVTAEAQTKNDPAIQFYQKHGFTFCGFNDDYYPSGDIALFYARKL
- a CDS encoding DUF58 domain-containing protein → AKHFLSENRAVGLVAYAQQRQVLPADRGERQLSKILEMLAVTRAQGTIPLATILSAEGAMLGRNTSVVAITPSAEVEWVEVLRDLSRRDIRGVAVVIDPESFGGPVGTEPLLTVLAQNGLPAYRVRQGDDLRVVLSQRVWWEGV